The following DNA comes from Fundulus heteroclitus isolate FHET01 chromosome 1, MU-UCD_Fhet_4.1, whole genome shotgun sequence.
ACAGAAAGCTAACGCTGCACTGGGATGAATTTAACCGAGCCAAACCTGCCCAGAGAGACTTGTCTGCATCCCAGCCAGATGCCCTTTGGAGGCCGCTGGACGTCAGAGACCCCGAGTCCTGCTTCCGACCCTGAAATGGATTTTGAAGGAAGCCTGTCGGCGGACTGCAGCTCTCCCGACGCCCCAGGAGAACTGAGGAGAGCAGAACCGAGGATGGCTTTGACAGTCGGCTCGAGGGGACAGAGCCCGGATCGGAGCCATGGAGGCGGCGCAACGGCTGGGGCAGGTGATGGAAAAGCTTCAGGGGCCGAGCAGAGGATCCGCAGACCAATGAACGCCTTCATGGTTTGGGCTAAAGACGAGAGGAAGCGTCTGGCCCTCCAGAACCCTGACCTGCACAACGCCGTGCTCAGCAAGATGCTTGGTAAGACAAGCAGGAGCATCAGCTTTTAATAAGCCAAGCATCTGAATGCAAGTCTGTACTAATGTTTGTGTAAAACTCACAATTGATGGTTGAATCTCTGAGTGGATCATGTAGTTCAtgaactttactttttttcattCTGTGGGCTTAAACTGGTTTAAGAAAAGTCAGTAAACACCAGTAAAGGCCTGATTTTGCTGTTGTTCcgtttttcatatttatttgatttctaAACCTTCATTTCTTTGTGGGTTTAAAGATCTAACATGCCAATTCTAATTCTGACAATATAACAAGAAATAAGCCACACATAATGGTGACAGGGTCAATGACAGAGGTGGTAGTTTTGAgtctaacagaaaataaaggaatCACAAgattattcttatttattcataaatataGCTTATATATAAACCCATATTTAACTTGCAGTGATCTCATGACATGTGAATTATTGTCCATGCTGCTGGTTGATGCATTTAGAGAATGCAAATTGCAGGAGTCCTTAGTTtggaaacatttaataaaatatacattttcccCTGTGACCTGAAGATGACCGATCTGAGCTGATGAAGGGAACACTGACGAAACATGTCTCTTTAGTtaatattattacttttttgtgCTGATATATTTACATTAAAAGAGTATTTTGCGATCTTTTGTACATCTCACATTCTTTGATTTGCAGGCTGTTTCTGTGGTTAAAAATGTGAGCTAAAATAATGTTACAAAACTCCTCAGAGAATATTGACTAACAACTCCTAAATCAATGAACTGTTGTCCTTTACTATATTAATTATTACTGTGGATACTCAAAAGTAAACTATGGAACCCAGTGGAAGATAAACTTAATATAATCTTTGATTTAACtaacattttttaatcactCGGTAGGTGAGGACTGctgcaaacaaacaacagcaGGGTTGCTGGTTCATGTCACTGTGTTACGGACAGAGATTCAAACTATTTACATCagctaaaatgttttgttaaaaatctgtgttttattgTAGACTTTCCATTTGTAAGCTGAACTTCCAATGAAAAACTTGGGAGTTGCTCAGTGCAGTCCCACCGTACAGCTGGAGTTCATCTACAGCTTGAaatgttcaaagtcactcaaatacAAACCGCAAgtttctggaagaaaaaaaaaaagtttgttttgcagATCTGGAAGCAGCCAGCGTTTGCCACCACAAGACAAACTGTAAATATGTACACTTAATGCACAGCATAAATACATGCAGCACAACGCTGGGAACAACGTTTTTAACAAACTGACATGGAGAAGAGGAGCGCGTCTTCCATCGAAACGACGTGAAAACGGTGCAGAAAGTGAACGGTAAAAAGATGTCTGCATGGAGACGTCTGCTGGTGTCTGAATGTGGTTGGGATTGATCAAACAAGCCAACCAGCCCTGCTTTCAGGGTCTTCGTTTACACCAGAAGTACGGCAttcattgcattttttattGGCCCGACATAAATGGTTATTAAAAACATATCCATGAATTAAGTGTTTGTATGTTAGGCCATAAAATGATTGTAGGTTTAGGTGTAAAACGAGATTCAGGTTTCGGGATGTGAGAGTGAAAGTCTCCTGCAATGTGAAGAGGGCCTTCCAGATCAGCTACATTTCCTTAATTTGACAGTTTAAGAAGCCGTTCCCATGAAAGGTTTATTAATTTTCCCTTGTCCACATCTCGCAGGTCAGTCCTGGAAGGCCCTGAGCGCCACCGACAAGCGGCCGTTTGTGGAGGAAGCCGAGCGTCTCCGCGTCCAACACCTCCAGGATCACCCAAACTACAAGTACAGACCCCGACGCAAAAAGACCACCAAGAAGCTGAAGCGAGTGGAGCCTGGGCTCCTGCTGCACAGCTTGGCTCAGGGTGGGGCCCCTGGGCTTGGTTTGGGTCCTGGCGTTGGCCCCCTGGCTGCTGAAAATGTGTCTGGTGCTTCTGCTTATGGGCACGccgcccaccaccaccacccccaccaGCTGCTGCCGTCTTTGGGCCACTTCAGGGACCTTCCAACCCCGGGACACGCGGAGCTGGAGAGCTACGGCTTGCCCACGCCGGAGATGTCGCCGCTGGACGTCCTGGAGGATGGCGCCGGGGAGTCCGTGTTTTTCCCCCAACACGTGCAGGACGAGGCGGGGATGGGAGGCTGGAGCGGTTATCACCGCCTTCACCATCACAACCCCCATTACAGCCAGCACTACAGCAGCCACAGCCACCACAGCTCCATCAGCGCCGGTTTAAACGGCGGGATGAACGCAAGCCTCAGCCCAAGCAGAACTTCCAGACTTGATTCCAGGATAAGTTCTGTTGAATCAAACATGACCTCAAGCATTAGCTCAGTTAGCTCTAAGTTAACCCCGTCCCATGCGTTCAGCCATCAGGTCCCCTTAAGGACTCCTGTGAAGTGTCCCCAGCTTCTACCCGATTCCTCGCCCCCTGTATCGTATCCCCGTCCTTCCTTCAGCCTCCCTGAGCCAGTAAAATGCCAGCAAACAACTCTGAGCACAGCTCCGGCAGGCTACATGAACCAAATGTATGCCAGCGCTACCTCTAGTGCGACACATTTCCCTCCTTCCCATCTTGGACagctctctcctcctcctgaaacgtcctcctcttcctgctcGTCCTCTTGCATCCTCCCTGTGTCCTCCTTTGGCCGCTCGGCGCTCTCAGACCTCTCCAGCCTGGAGGCCGGTGGCCACATGGGCTCTTCCTCCGCTGAGTTCTGGTCTGAGGTGGACAGGCATGAATTTGACCAGTATGTCAACATGGCACGGAGCCGAGAGGAGCCCTACGGACTTGTCGGAGGGTGCGGAGGTGGGTCTAAAGTCCTGGGTGGGTGCACCAGCGCTGTTGGAGGCAGTAGCAGTAACAGCATTGTCAGCAGTATTATTAACAGGGACGGCAGCGGTATTATGAGTGGTGCCGGTGGCTGTGATGATGGGAGCAGCCCTCTGATATCCGCTCTCTCTGACGCCAGCAGCGCTGTTTATTACAGCGCCTGTATAACTGGATAAATGCAGGATCTCTGATGcagtattttatttgcattttgttctgttttcatcCCTATGAACACTTGGGACATGATAGGATAAAAAAGACAACGCTAACCCTAAAAGAAGACATTATCGTGTCATATCCCACTCTAAAATGaaatggtttaagttttgtttgtaaatttgaaaaaaaaaaaacatttctggttTCATTTTGTTCTGAGCCTTTTATCAGACAAAATTATTCTATTATGTTCTAACTGATCTGTTTGTTAAAGTCTCagattaaatagaaaaacacaGTCCTCATTGCAACAAGGTGAtcagaaaatagaacaaaaccGTCCAAAATTGTTCTAAGAgctgcaaaaacatttaaagacttCCTACTTTACACAAAGGCCTCACCGTTTCCCTCACTCTTGTGTTTTTGGCAGATAAACTTTGTGCAAACAGCTAAATCTGATCAGTCAGTGCTGCTAAATTTGGGAACTGGAGTCACCAAAGATCAAAATCTGCATCCGTGTGTGGTTTGGAAATTGTCATAACGGCTAAACGTAACCTTCACTGAAGAAAACAGTTCAGCATGCGGAGGTAACGGCCTCATTTGGTCCACACGGCCAGGGGTGTGTAAGTGACCCACATCCACAGTGACCCCAAAAGGCATTTAAGTATCGGTGTTTCAAGCAGGGTGATAACGTTACAATCAGTATTTGACCGTCAGTTAAATCTGTGGTGGCTTCTCTGTGCCTTATTATTTCTTTCTGAGTGGGCAGTTCCCGTTTTAAAACACAGCTTTGCTGTCACTGCAATGTCTTTCAGAGGATTCCAGCGTCACAGAGCTGATACCACTAATTGTTTAATGACAGATCCTACCAGGACTCAAACAACATTTCACCAAAACTTTAAGTTTTAATGTCAGAAACTTGCCGTATGAActgtaaaaggaaggaaaatagattcagtggggggggggggactctgTCCTGTCTCCTCATATGTCTCAGAAGTGCCTTCAGAACGGCCTGGCCACTAACCCAGAACAGACCGCTGATGTCTCCCACAAACCTTCAGGACGTTTCACAAGTTAGGGTGGCTTTTCTTTCGCCATGTGATGCATCCCATTCCCGTCCTCGGCTCAGTTCATGTCGGGGTCTCGTACCCATAGAGgcaaatataatattttaagatttaaaacatttctttgtcCATCGACATACAGATATCCTCTGATGATGATTTAGAGATTTGCTTTATCTCACCACAAATTCTCTTCAGTGTCCCAAACAGATCACTTGTTCAAACAGAACACAGTTTTTCCAACTTAGGTCTGCAAATGATAAAAGCTCAGGATCTAAAAATACTTCTGGAAAAGTTTCAGAATAGTAGATTATGAAAATATCTCACAGAAAGTCCTGGTCTCTTTTGCCAATTAGTTAGAATCCTCCTCATGCAACCAGATATGAGCAAACatcaggatttttctttttctgattcttcattgtttatttcttttggaAAGTTGGTTTCATGTTGTCATTACTGTGTATATTGATTCAGTGCTTTTTGTGAAAAGAGAGATTTAGACTATGAAATGTTCTCTTTGCACTGCATTAAATGTATTAGCTGTATAGAAGGTATAATACTTTCTTTAAGATAAAATGTCTATtgtttgaaatatgtttttgtacagaaAGGAttaggttttgttttaatttttctgaaaGGAAGCTGCCATCTTTCTCGCTGGAAGTGAGTCTAGCatgtcattttttatggattttttttttgtaattatggTGCTAGTTAGCCTAGGATGGCTAAAGGACAAAAACTAGAGAAATAGCTGCACACACCTGcctttcaatatatatatatatatatttaaaattgttACAAATACCAGCAGTGTGCCCTTGTTTTCTGAGGATTTAAGAATAAACAGGTCATGCAGAAATGCCCCGCATTAGCCAAGCTAATGGCTAACCACACTCTGAAgctgttttttaatgaaaatgtcttATAAAGGAAATCTTCTTGAAACTTTTCAGCCCTTTTTGGCTTCATTGACTCACTTGTAACTCAGTAACTTTCCTGTTGTCACCGTTTGatataaaagattaaaatatgtgtttttgtcaATTAAAAATCTGCAGTTGAGGCCACTTTAGCGTTTTCTCTGTCCTGCAGTAGTTTAGTGTACAAGGAAAGGAAAACAAGAAGTCTCCCGTGGAACTTTGAGCCTGCATCTGTTCTGCGTTAGTCTTGTCGACACTGCTTGTTTCTTGTTTCTTCATGTAAATGAAACGGTGGAACAAAATCAAGTATCTCTTACGGAGCCACCGGCTACATTTGCCATACCATTCCTGAGCAATAATTACaatttcttttaacttttctttagcAAGATAGACTTACTGGGAAGCCGGAGTTCGACTAAACTATTAAAAATAAGTTTCTACATCTGCATTTGACATTCTTCTCTGTTGACACCaagcagccttttttttcctatttaatTTACTGTGACACAAAAAGACTTCAGAGAGAGacaggcgtttttttttttttttagaatcgtGCAATAACTTTGGGCCTTTTGGTAATAATTATCTGAGAGAATAAAGAAAACACCCAGGACTTTGGGATTAAATCAAAGGAAATTTTCTCAGCAGTCAtataacaaattaaaaccaGGATTTTCCCAGAAGTGTCACAGGGATGCTTCTAAATCTGCCTGACAGGGatcatttttagattttctacaaaggaaaaaaagggttttctTTATGTGTTTGAAAAATTGTGTCCTTGCTGTAAATTGATCTGTTTTGCTGTATACAAAAAATGTtgcaaataaaaacctttaagaATTTACTCTGGTTTCCGACTCTCTGCAgcaataacacaaaaatctaactctttcatttatttcattatcaaGGTAAATTCAAGATGGTTATCAAGAGGTTTTCAGCTATAGGTCAATATATTTCTAAGTCTGTGGTGTCAAAAGAAGAAGCTCTGGCATTGCGAGTTAAAAGTCCCTTTTAACTCCCCATGCTGTGGTGTTGAAATATAGAATAAAGCAACAGCAGCCGATATACCAGTACTGCTGCGGAAAAGCATGCAGCACATGAGATCTAACTAACGTATACTTCAGAGTCTCAGGACAACCCTTTTTGGTCAGAAAAAGCTATAAATGACCCAGATAAATACGAAagtaatttgtaaataaatagataatacGGAAAATAAGAATACTGAGAAATACATCTGTTTGATTTCATATCTCTGGGGatcattctggggctaagggtcttgctcagggacgcATAGTGTCAGTCAAAATACCAATTAAAAAGTGGGAGGGGTAGCCCAGTGGTTGGACAGGATTCTTCCTTCAAATCCCAAATTTGGGCCCTTAGCCCTGATACTCCCCAAGCACCAcacaatggcagcccactgctccctaaagggtgggttaaaagcagaggacacatttcattggacaGTATATTGCAATGataaataaagatgattgttattatattttcacatagGAAAGGTACTTTAAGAAACCAAATCTGTGCATGCGGGGAGGCAGGTTTAACAGAAGAACTCcatatgtattttatttcttgatCAAAATAAGAACTTAGAGTATGACGTGAGAACAAAGCAATGGGCAGGAAAGAGAACAAAATAGTGGAATCTGACAATCAGGAGTGAGAAACAGGTGCTGCATTGGGTGTTCACTGGTTCACATATCACCTAACACCTTAAGCTTTATGATGTGTCTACCACATCTTGGAACAGGTTTACATTTCCGTTgtgttattttgtaattaatGATCCatattctctacgttcttagtcttagtggaaggacttcagaaccgggtccatgttctctacgttcttagtcttagtggaaggacttcagaaccgggtccatgttctctacattcttagtcttagtggaaggacttcagaaccgggtccatgttctctacgttcttagttttagtggaaggacttcagaaccgggtccatgttctctacgttcttagtcttagtggaaggacttcagaaccgggtccatgttctctacgttcttagtcttagtgaggacttcagaaccgggtccatgttctctacgttcttagtcttagtgaggacttcagaaccgggtccatgttctctacgttcttagtcttagtgagaacttcagaaccgggtccatattctctacgttcttagtcttagtggaaggacttcagaaccgggtccatgttctctattttcttagtcttagtgaggacttcagaaccgggtccatgttctctacgttcttagtcttagtggaaggacttcagaaccgggaccatgttctctacgttcttagtcttagtggaaggacttcagaaccgggtccatgttctctatgttcttagtcttagtgaggacttcagaaccgggtccatgttctctacgttcttagtcttagtgaggacttcagaaccgggtccatgttctctacgttcttagtctttgtgaggacttcagaaccgggtccatgttctctacgttcttagtcttagtggaaggacttcagaaccgggtccatgttctctacgttcttagtcttagtggaaggacttcagaaccgggtccatgttctctacgttcttagtcttagtgaggacgcgggcagcaggttctggatcagctgcagcgttctgatccactttttaggcagacctgtgaaaacactgttgcagtgatcagttctaccaaagataaacgcatggattagtttttccagatcctgctgagacatcagtcctctgatcctggaaatgttctccaggttctagaaggtccactttgtctttagatggaggttcaggtctgagtccatcactactcccagatttcgggcctgatcagtggttactagcagaagcagcagaaactgtgtgctaactttttaTCAATTCTGTATTGgttcaaaaattattacttcagttttgttttttattcagttgaagaaaattttggcacatcaaTACATTGATTTATTCtgagcatttactcagtgcttgaactggttcatagtcacctggtgacatggtgatgtagagctgtgtatcgtctgcatagttatggtacctgatgttgttttttttatgatctgagctatagggagcatgtagatattgaatattAAATAGGAGGAAActcaggatggacccttggagaacctcacatgtgatttttgtcgtttCTAATGTatagttacctactgacacaaaaaagtcctttaagtaggatttaaaccagtcaagtgctgtaccagaaaggccgacccggttttccaggcgctctaatAGAATGCAGTGATAGAGAAGGAGCATGACCAAAGATTGACGTCATGTGTACTGATTTATGATGGAAGACAAGTGTGCAGAGTTGCAAGCTGGCAGAGCTAAAGAAATAGCTGGAAAATGAACAGAaaccaaagaaaacaacaaaagaactTCATAAAATCTGACATAAAACCTCAACAGCGTTATTAATATCTTAACTGATCAGAATAACCCACTTTTTAATTACCTGAGTATTTCTGTAGCAAACAGAAAGCCAGCTAGCTTTTACATcagcatttttgaaaaccattaATATATGTAAGGTAATCACAACCATACGTTCATTGTTTAGCTGGCAGCTGGCATTGATGACAACGATCAGAAAAGCGACAGAAAAATAATTGCACCAAAATATTCTGAATTTTCTGACCAAATTCTCTAAAGATTGAAGCTTTCAAGATGTTCAAAAGGCAGTAAACACTTTCTAATATTCCTGCTATTTTCTGGTTGATTTGTTTcctatattatttaattttacatttctaaaaccACTGCAGTAAATTTTCATTTGAAAGGAACATTTGAACTTTGTTACTGGTCTGCAAGAGATTACCAAACATTGTGTGGTATGGAGTTTGGGCTTGTTTTCCTACAGTGAGTCATGTACTTGCTTAGGTAGCTGACAGGAATGTTAGTAACAAGGAGGAAACCCCTGTGGAAGTTTGGGATATTCGGAAAGGGTGTGTGTGCCTCTGTATGAGTGGAAAGTGAAAAGGGGAAGAGGTGTATATTTTTGTGAGAACACCTCACCCGGCTGCTTGTTGCCCTgactggaaaagaaaacaggcTGGATTCCCGTTCCTGAAGCTGGAAATGAACGAATGTCAGATTCGGTGGCAAGCGTGTGAAATTCCCATCCTCGAAGCTGAGGGCATGAAAGGTTTCAATCAGTGCTttaagtggggaaaaaaagaagtgctGGTAGGGAAAGAAACATGGGTAACGTCTATATATCGATCTATAGATCAATAGGTTTATTGTACACaaattaaaaagcacaaaaggaCGGAGCCAGTTCTAAATCAAATCCACATGAGCCAAATTCAATGTCATGAAGTCACATTTACTAACTTTGTAAATACAGAGGAACTGATATGTGTGTTAATATCGAATAAAGTGTCACACATCGTCTAGTATGTGAACATATTTTCAGAAACATTGATATTACGGTGGCCAAGAGGTGCAAACAcactgcaaataaataaatgtgctgcaaacacaaaaaagacgctaacacacaaaacacaaccAAAGGCTAAATGGTGCGAGTAGCATAAACAACTGATAATTAGGAAAAGCTGCAAAGCAGCTCCATATAACAGAAGTgctccagaccactagggggagtcGATCACCAGCCAAGTCGTAATGGACCAGACACGGCGGCCTACAGGATGCCCAAAGGAAACATGgatggaagaaagaaaaggtccATTTAcgtttgtgtctttttaaacacttagtcttttacaatattataGAACAATATTATAGTAGTTTGCattttgatgtgtcaatcactGCAGTCTGAGCTCTGTAGACGGTAGACCATTGTTGTGGGACAACGCTGACAACAGCCTAAAAATAGAATAACCGATAAAGAAGGCATAGATGTTGAGGTAGAGTTGTTGTCAGCTACTTGTTGCGTTTTGACTTTGTGTTAacctctttttttgtgtttggactATGTTTTGTGTTAGCAATGCATGTATGCATTTGCAGTGCGTTTGCATCTCTCAGCCACTGTATGAGATAGATAAGAAAATAGAcacaagaattaaaaaaaaaacctgaaatctCAGGATGTAGACAAATAACTTGTTGTTGaacattaaacaaaatcagcaaggagggaaagaaagaaagaaagaaagaaagaaagaaagaaagaaagaaagaaagaaagaaagaaagaaagaaagaaagaaaaagagggatTTTCCAGTCTTGCCATGTCTACCCTGTGTTTTATTGGCTGCATGTGGTTAAAAACTTAGATCAGTGACCACAACCACACACTGACACACCAAATGAGTGTTTGTACCTCTGGTCATCcatgtgtgtgtgattttaCACAGTCTGATTAGAGATGACAGTCAGTTTATC
Coding sequences within:
- the sox18 gene encoding transcription factor Sox-2 → MNLTEPNLPRETCLHPSQMPFGGRWTSETPSPASDPEMDFEGSLSADCSSPDAPGELRRAEPRMALTVGSRGQSPDRSHGGGATAGAGDGKASGAEQRIRRPMNAFMVWAKDERKRLALQNPDLHNAVLSKMLGQSWKALSATDKRPFVEEAERLRVQHLQDHPNYKYRPRRKKTTKKLKRVEPGLLLHSLAQGGAPGLGLGPGVGPLAAENVSGASAYGHAAHHHHPHQLLPSLGHFRDLPTPGHAELESYGLPTPEMSPLDVLEDGAGESVFFPQHVQDEAGMGGWSGYHRLHHHNPHYSQHYSSHSHHSSISAGLNGGMNASLSPSRTSRLDSRISSVESNMTSSISSVSSKLTPSHAFSHQVPLRTPVKCPQLLPDSSPPVSYPRPSFSLPEPVKCQQTTLSTAPAGYMNQMYASATSSATHFPPSHLGQLSPPPETSSSSCSSSCILPVSSFGRSALSDLSSLEAGGHMGSSSAEFWSEVDRHEFDQYVNMARSREEPYGLVGGCGGGSKVLGGCTSAVGGSSSNSIVSSIINRDGSGIMSGAGGCDDGSSPLISALSDASSAVYYSACITG